A single Anaerolineae bacterium DNA region contains:
- a CDS encoding prepilin-type N-terminal cleavage/methylation domain-containing protein translates to MKKEKNGLLRNNKGFTLIELIMVIVILGILAAVAIPKYVSMKGDAADATARGITAGLRGALSILYAKGVLDGSSGLGIYTMGNIVENAQISGVEASASGATTFTAKIGGSDYSWTLDPVSNLPETAGAIVAQVATW, encoded by the coding sequence ATGAAAAAAGAGAAAAATGGTTTATTGAGGAATAACAAGGGCTTCACATTAATAGAGCTTATCATGGTCATCGTAATTCTGGGAATACTGGCGGCAGTTGCCATTCCGAAATATGTTTCTATGAAAGGTGATGCGGCTGATGCAACCGCCAGGGGTATTACGGCAGGACTGAGAGGAGCTCTGAGCATACTTTATGCCAAGGGTGTGCTCGATGGTAGCTCTGGTCTTGGCATCTATACCATGGGAAACATAGTTGAAAACGCACAGATATCAGGAGTAGAGGCCTCAGCATCAGGTGCAACTACATTTACGGCTAAGATAGGAGGCTCTGACTACAGCTGGACACTCGACCCTGTATCTAACTTACCTGAAACGGCAGGTGCCATAGTAGCACAGGTGGCAACCTGGTAA
- a CDS encoding type II secretion system F family protein, with protein sequence MPTFTYKAITEDGSSVKGTMEADSEAIAVMQLDGIGYTLVSIAEKKTSIFDDLGSRFEKVKIDDLIFFTRQLYTIIKAGISLLSGLKALEEQTENKKLKNVLSMVSKDIDRGKSFSNSLSAHPKVFNELYVNMIEAGEIGGGLDEILKRLIVMLEFSRKTSANLKAAVRYPIMVVVSLLVAFGVIITFVIPKFAVIFEASTVELPIPTRIMMFINFLVHNYWYYGLFITGALVTAFYLYTGRESGRLKFDYLKLKIPILGDVFLKIYMSRFSSMLETLSRSGTSIVMSLGIVSRTIGNAYIANKIKDIAEHVRTGKGITVSLKESKIFPPLVIHMVLTGEETGSLDEMLAEITSYYEREIDYSVSRMSSYIEPILTVGLGVMVLFIALAIFLPWWDMMEAFKG encoded by the coding sequence ATGCCTACATTCACTTACAAAGCTATAACAGAAGATGGATCCTCCGTAAAAGGAACCATGGAAGCTGATTCCGAAGCCATTGCAGTCATGCAGTTGGACGGAATAGGATATACTCTTGTCTCTATCGCTGAGAAAAAAACATCCATTTTTGATGATCTTGGTTCCAGATTTGAAAAGGTTAAGATAGATGATTTAATATTTTTTACAAGGCAGTTATACACTATCATAAAAGCAGGTATAAGCCTGTTATCAGGACTTAAAGCGCTCGAAGAACAGACTGAAAACAAAAAACTGAAAAATGTTCTCTCAATGGTTTCAAAAGATATTGATCGAGGCAAGAGCTTTTCTAATTCTCTTTCCGCCCACCCGAAGGTTTTTAATGAACTTTACGTCAATATGATTGAAGCCGGTGAAATAGGAGGAGGCCTTGATGAGATCTTAAAACGATTGATTGTTATGCTTGAATTCAGCAGGAAGACCAGTGCTAATCTTAAGGCGGCTGTGCGCTATCCGATTATGGTCGTGGTTTCACTTTTAGTTGCGTTCGGAGTCATAATTACATTTGTCATACCTAAATTTGCGGTTATTTTTGAGGCATCTACCGTAGAGCTTCCCATCCCAACGCGCATAATGATGTTTATAAATTTCCTGGTGCATAACTATTGGTATTACGGGCTGTTTATAACAGGCGCCCTTGTTACGGCCTTTTACTTATATACAGGTCGAGAGTCAGGAAGACTTAAATTCGACTATCTAAAATTAAAAATACCTATCTTGGGCGATGTTTTTCTTAAAATTTACATGTCAAGATTTTCAAGTATGCTTGAGACTTTATCCAGAAGTGGGACATCAATCGTTATGTCATTGGGGATTGTTTCAAGAACTATCGGAAATGCATATATCGCCAATAAAATCAAGGACATTGCTGAACATGTAAGGACAGGAAAAGGCATCACTGTTTCTTTAAAAGAAAGTAAGATTTTCCCGCCTCTGGTGATTCATATGGTTCTAACCGGTGAGGAAACAGGCTCCCTGGATGAAATGCTGGCGGAAATCACCAGCTATTACGAAAGGGAAATAGACTATAGTGTCAGCCGCATGTCTTCCTATATAGAGCCGATCCTGACTGTAGGTTTAGGGGTTATGGTTCTTTTTATAGCCCTGGCCATCTTCCTCCCATGGTGGGATATGATGGAAGCTTTTAAGGGATAG